In the genome of Coraliomargarita algicola, one region contains:
- a CDS encoding cytochrome d ubiquinol oxidase subunit II: MEQLTQGEPLAFIFAFLIGLSMLLYAILDGYDLGVGILSSIVDEAHRDRMIASIGPFWDANETWLVLGVGLLLVAFPAAHGVVLTTLYLPVAVMLLALIFRGVSFDFRRKVAKKKQAAWNRNFFIGSLLVALSQGYMVGRFIIGFQEGLTAQLFACFFGLLVVAGYVLMGACWLILKAEGELQERAVGWARRAIWTMVLGAILSSLTAPFVDTRIYDRMFAFPEVTLLLAMPLISIMLTLLMHFILGILPMENDRLAWMPLAISIAIFVLGFLGLVYSFYPYIIPGQLLITDAAAAPESLKIILIGTAVVLPFLIGYTALAYWIFKGKASDLSYD, from the coding sequence ATGGAACAACTCACTCAGGGCGAGCCGCTCGCTTTCATCTTCGCATTTTTAATCGGCCTCTCGATGCTGCTCTACGCGATCCTGGATGGCTACGATTTGGGCGTGGGCATCCTCTCTTCCATCGTCGATGAAGCGCATCGCGACCGCATGATCGCCTCCATCGGCCCCTTCTGGGATGCCAACGAGACCTGGCTGGTGCTCGGCGTGGGCCTGCTGCTGGTCGCATTTCCGGCCGCGCACGGCGTCGTGCTGACCACCCTGTATCTGCCAGTCGCAGTGATGTTGCTGGCCTTAATCTTCCGCGGGGTCTCCTTCGATTTCCGGCGCAAAGTGGCCAAGAAAAAGCAAGCCGCCTGGAATCGTAACTTCTTTATCGGCTCACTCCTGGTCGCTCTCAGCCAGGGCTACATGGTTGGACGCTTCATCATCGGCTTCCAAGAAGGGCTCACCGCTCAACTGTTTGCCTGTTTCTTCGGGCTGCTGGTGGTGGCCGGTTATGTGCTGATGGGGGCTTGCTGGCTGATTCTAAAAGCCGAAGGCGAACTGCAAGAGCGCGCCGTAGGCTGGGCGCGACGTGCGATTTGGACCATGGTGCTGGGCGCCATCCTCAGTAGCCTGACCGCCCCCTTCGTAGATACCCGCATCTACGACCGCATGTTTGCCTTTCCGGAAGTCACCCTGTTACTAGCGATGCCGCTAATCTCGATCATGCTGACACTACTCATGCATTTCATCCTAGGGATTCTGCCCATGGAAAACGACCGGCTAGCGTGGATGCCGCTCGCCATTTCCATCGCCATCTTCGTGCTCGGCTTCCTCGGACTGGTCTACAGCTTTTACCCTTACATCATCCCCGGCCAGCTCCTCATAACCGATGCCGCCGCCGCGCCGGAATCGCTCAAAATCATCCTAATCGGCACCGCCGTAGTCTTACCCTTCCTCATCGGCTACACCGCCCTCGCCTATTGGATCTTCAAAGGCAAAGCCAGCGACCTCAGCTACGATTAA
- a CDS encoding helix-turn-helix transcriptional regulator: MASTKHALFPEEQVSLAAFAGALAHPARIAIIGLLQERKEVCCGDIVKELPLAQATVSQHLKALDKAGLLHLRECGPKVCYSLNCEAIRSFCHSFQCTLGTDQADHSAELEPASDCANRRS; the protein is encoded by the coding sequence ATGGCAAGTACCAAACACGCTCTTTTCCCTGAAGAACAAGTCTCGCTGGCGGCCTTTGCGGGTGCGCTGGCACATCCGGCGCGCATTGCCATTATCGGCCTGCTACAGGAGCGCAAAGAGGTCTGCTGCGGCGACATCGTGAAGGAGCTCCCACTCGCACAAGCCACGGTCTCACAACATTTGAAAGCGCTGGACAAGGCGGGACTGCTCCACCTCCGCGAATGCGGTCCCAAGGTCTGCTACTCCCTCAATTGCGAGGCGATTCGCAGCTTCTGCCACAGTTTTCAATGCACACTCGGCACCGATCAAGCGGACCACAGTGCAGAACTTGAGCCTGCCTCGGACTGCGCGAACCGCCGCAGCTGA